The sequence TTTCGCTGCATGTTAGCTTGAATGTTATCAATATTCCTGCTAACATTACTCTTACGAATTACACAGTATTACTTGTGGTAATTTGGGGGCACTAAACTCTTTCATTAACGCAATTCTACcaattaatctaactcataaataatgatattttaatatttttacataatttaaaaattattattaaattacgatattattaatttaatctaactcataaataatgatattttaatatttttacataatttaaattaatacttttacatatttatataatatataaaagaggagttttttccctccatttttctctctcctctcccaCCAATTTTTCACTATTATTTTACTCTTTTCTCCTACtaattttctctctttctctctccttttttttttcaaaaaatagtttgactattgaaaaaaaaattcaagcttaaatttaagttcgtgacaagatctttaatatggtataaaaatcatcaaaagtaaatttaaacaaataagttgtgaaaaaaatttaaatttaaaatattttattttctctatcttcattattttttataactttttatttatgcctatgtatgaaaatatttatttatttattaaaacatattttatatttatttatattttgattatatttaatatttatatttatttatttaaagatgccgtttaattttgatattcgaTGATTCattgtgcatcgcacgaattGATGTTCTAGTTTTTAcatcatttaaaaattatacttcctccgtcccatgaagcaagacctagtttttttcggcacgagaattaagaaattacgggaattaagaaattgatattttgtgtgttaagtgtggtaggtgaaaaagtgaataaagggtatttttttgccatttttagaaattaGTCTTGCTttgtgggacagaccaaaaaggaaacttgaTCTTGCTtcatggaacggagggagtatttgagaCGTATTGGTCGTGCATTGCATGGGGAGGAGtactaattataattaatcgTGACAAAATTGACTGAACACCATTTGTTTAGTTGGAAAGAGTAGCTGTAAAATTAGACTATAAATTCTCTCTTTACACGGAAAATTTTCATTAGATTCGGCACTCTCATTTACTTTTTCAGAGATTAGTTGAATATTCAATATTATATTTCAAACATAgacaattttattatatttgtaaagaATTTTAGATGTAAAACAATTCTTATGTTACACCAAAATAAATAActatatacatacatagatatacaGTAAGTAACCTGGATGCAACTTTGGTATACTGGTTTCATTGGTATGTAACGATCCATTAAGCATAAACGCGAGTGTGATTGAATCAAAGAATAAAAACAAATGTTACAACACAAGATCGGCTGCCAATTTCAAACTTCcaaatacaagaaataaatctgAAACTTACCATTTTCTAGCATGCATAAAACATAGAGTTTGGACTGCAAAAACTATGAAGAGAAGCCATACACATACTCATCAGGATTCAACTAAATACACCGTATAACACACCCACTCCAAAAGCAACCAACATGTAGCCGAGACTTCTAACAATACAACATTGCTTATAAGTTATTATGTCGACAAAGGAATGTGAGACGAGTTTCTAAATACCCGAGGGCGTTGGATTTAGTCGAACTGGCACCTAGAGCCCTCATTGGTGAGGATTCTTTTGGTCTGCACTGTCGGAAGAAGGTAGCTCGATTCTTTATACTTGGGCCACTTGGAGATCTTCCTTTCGTCGTTTTTCCACAGCTTTGCAGCCATTGATTTGAACCCACTCCTTGCATAAGTGACAAATATTGTGACAAGTTCTCTGCAAGATGCAAGGCAGAGTTACATGCAATACGTATAGCTTTAAGCGTGCAAATTAGGATTACTAGGTTAGGAAATGGTATATACCATCGAAGAAACTTAAGTAAACAAGAACTGACTTAGATTAAAGATAACATTTACATGAAGGAAAATGCTTTTGCCGAATAAGTCTGCCATGGTAGGGTCAGGTAGAAAAATTCAGGCCTCGTAGAATACTTCAAATTTCCATTTTCTTGCTTTTTTTCTTTCATAACTACATTTACAAAGGTTGTcagcattttcactacaaaCTTATGTTATTTATCTGTTTCAATAGAAATGAAGATCTCACTTTTCTAGCACTCAGACGACAAACAGAAACTAAATATAGCTACGAGATTATGAACTCAATCAAGTTGCTGTGAGGCACGATTCCTTTTCTTTAACCACTGATAGCTTAGGAAGGTTGTTGACACCTTCTCCAAAACTCACATTTTACTACGAAGCCTAAGTCGCTGATTAACATAGTAACATACTCTATTTCTTTATTACCACCGTTGTAGTAAACAGATGATGAACTGAAAATAAGAAGCATGAATATAAGAACAATGGGTGCTTGAAgcaaattatgcaaattagtgtTAGAGATGGAGTATTGGAGTGTTTCACTTACAGAGGTGAGCAGGGAGATCGGCCACCATTCACGTAGTATACAAACAGATAGGAATCATAATGCTGCCCATTGATGTAATAAAAATTGTACAGCCGCCGTACACACTGAAACGACATTTTCTTGTACAAATGTATGGCTGGGTTATTGTATGAGATCACGTGTAGATAAACAGCACGGCAACTTGAAAGACTCGAGGCATACTTTATGACCTCATGGATTAATGAACTGGCTGAAAATCCAATATCATAGGTTCAGCAAAAGAAGCCTACGAGGCCCTACATATTAGTTAAGAAAACAGGGAAAAACAACAAATTACCAATTCCCAAATTCCTGTACGAATCGACAACTCCCAATGTTAGGATGTATACTAACGTTTGGTCTGTTCTTGATGCCTCAAAGCTCAGTAAATCTTCTATCTGGAAGAAAAGTCAAAGCTCGATTGAAATAGGGGAACACCTTATCCGAGCAAAACAAATTATACTTCTATTAGAAGTGAAGTTTTCAAAGAGAAATTAATTCTCTTAGACAGCATTGTTTTAATTATGAAATCTATCTTAACTTTTATCCATTTTATCGATTCTATCACAACCTTAAAACTTATCAAATCTCTCCCAATCTTTTCagtttatatcaattttatcaTCAGAGCTCATAACCGGCGATTGAATCGCGACATGGCGTACCGGAGGGTGACGTGTTATTTAGCCAAAAAATAGGGTGTACACTTGACAAAATAATACGATTCGGTCACTGTAGAAGAGCTCTTATGATAAACTTGATACAAATTGAAAAGAGCTAAATAGATTTCATAAGTTTTAAGGTTGGGATGGATTTCATAATTAACtctaaaaataaagaaaagggaTCAATGCAGTAGAAAACCAAAATTTTCATACTAAAGTGTACAACTAAGAATTTAATCTAATGACAATCGACTCCAGCAAGGCTCACCTCACTATCTTTGGCTGGAATAATTCTTACAGTAACAAATCCGATAAGTTCGTCACTCAGTTCATCGGGCCGACTTTGATCAACAGCTCCCCAGGACACGATTTCATGGCCAGTGACAACATTGTGAAAAAACTCGGATTCATACCTGGAGGGACCATCAGATGGTTTTCAGACAAGAAGAAAAAAATCCGTCCGGACCATTTTTCTAGCAACCAGAAATCATGCTGACCGACCTTATGGGAAACAGTTCGCCATGAGTTCTCTCAAGAATCGCCAAGTCAGATGGCTGTATCGGCCTATAAGCTATAGCTGGACGACGGTGAACTTTGATGCTTACCATTGAAGGATATGACGTCAATCCCCAGAAAAGATTTTATGTATGCGGAGACTCCACGAGCCAACGATCTCTTCCATTTATGCAACATTAATTACATCAGCCATGCAGCCTTGAGAATCCTACCAAAGACGTTCAGTCATTAACTTAGTCACAATGATATGCATGAAGCGAAAGGAAGACAGGAGTGAATTAAGCATAATATAAATTAGTGGAAATTATGCAAAATGCTGACTTGAAATGTACAAGTTTATACCCATGTTTCTGTAAAAAAGTTTTATCCCCATATTGATTTGCAACATCATAAATTGCCCCTCAGGCAATCTTTTAACATAAAAAAACAcattctctctatctcttcATGCGAAAAAAACACCAACGGTTATCTCTTTCGTGCGCACACACACACCCATAGATCTCTCCTGTGCTCATCCACACACCATGCTGTTTCAGCCACTCGAAGAAAAAAATCATGGTTTTGATAATAAAATCTTCCGGCCAAGGAATTCTAGAATCATAGGATTAGGGTGTTGTTGTGGAAACCTATGAGATACATTTAATATGCTTGTTGAATCAATGTGGCCAAAAAATTGTGGCAGGGCAGCCCGAGCCACAACATACGTGCCAAACTTTCATAAGTATTAAATTAGCTGCGTAGGAAGCATGCCGCAACCAACCAGACTCAGTgctacaataaataaaaaataaagaatcgTATCAAAGCCCAAAAAGATTTTTCAACAGAGAAATTCCTCCAAATTCAACCAATTCAAGGTATACTCATCCAAGAAAGCTTGTTCAAACTCATCAACGACAAATGGAATATTATGATAACAAGCATCAAACACGAAATAAGCCAATTATTCTACAAGAAACTGAAGGCGGACCAGTTGAGCAGCTCTCCACAAATAATAGCATAAGAAATTTacacaaaatagtaaaaaataaattacaactTAGAACTACCATATCAGCAAACGCTCTTCAGAATTGCGTATCAAATCCGCCAATACAAGAACAATTTGAGAGTAAAACAGATGATCGAAAGTGTAAGATTCAACAGAAATCAAAGTTCCAACCTTTAATCGGGGCCACATAGATGGAAGAAACAGAAGCGGAAACGGGACCTAAAAAGGAACGATTATTCGAGTTCCCTTGGCTGATACGAAATAAGACTCCGATTGCAAAAAGGGAATAAATCCCTCTTTCCTTCGTCTTTCGTTTTCGAACCTTCTTCTGCGTAATCAAGACTCGCCTTTACGTATTATTCTCGAGAATTTAGttttttcgtttgtccagaaTTTGAGTGAATAGTCAACCAACTTATATGAGTGCAGATCAGGTGAGGGATCTTTTTCAATCATCTTTATTTCATTTGGGCTTTAATGGATTAATAGTAAATTTTACACATTTTcaaagataataaaaaataattacacaaattaaaatataaaaataatactcatcttttgtaaattttaatatttataattttatgggcgtttattttacatgattgataagatgcatgaataagtatttttatccttaaaaATATGATTTCTTTAGTCTCGTATTTTTAATGAGATAAAAATCAATCAAAATTACCTTTAATTGTATAAATAATCAATGAACTTGGTATATCCCAAAATTTCAaaccatcaaagtaaataaatgattaattttattatttttacatgtTAAAGATTAATCCTTCAAATAAACGTCCTCTTAATgaaatcataaataaaaattaaaaacacccCTTCCCAATTTCAGAAACTGTCCCCCGCGGCGCCTCGCCACATCGCGTCGCACCTCCGCCTCACCCAGGGACGGAGCCGGGGGGCTAGGGCCCCCttccaaattttgagtttttttttttaatttttaaaaatatatagatatatgtttatacctattataaaataattttattttataaaagagtatttggtt comes from Salvia miltiorrhiza cultivar Shanhuang (shh) chromosome 3, IMPLAD_Smil_shh, whole genome shotgun sequence and encodes:
- the LOC131016115 gene encoding histone acetyltransferase MCC1 isoform X1, yielding MVSIKVHRRPAIAYRPIQPSDLAILERTHGELFPIRYESEFFHNVVTGHEIVSWGAVDQSRPDELSDELIGFVTVRIIPAKDSEIEDLLSFEASRTDQTLVYILTLGVVDSYRNLGIASSLIHEVIKYASSLSSCRAVYLHVISYNNPAIHLYKKMSFQCVRRLYNFYYINGQHYDSYLFVYYVNGGRSPCSPLELVTIFVTYARSGFKSMAAKLWKNDERKISKWPKYKESSYLLPTVQTKRILTNEGSRCQFD
- the LOC131016115 gene encoding histone acetyltransferase MCC1 isoform X2 codes for the protein MVSIKVHRRPAIAYRPIQPSDLAILERTHGELFPIRYESEFFHNVVTGHEIVSWGAVDQSRPDELSDELIGFVTVRIIPAKDSEIEDLLSFEASRTDQTLVYILTLGVVDSYRNLGIASSLIHEVIKYASSLSSCRAVYLHVISYNNPAIHLYKKMSFQCVRRLYNFYYINGQHYDSYLFVYYVNGGRSPCSPLSSSVYYNGGNKEIEYVTMLISDLGFVVKCEFWRRCQQPS